One window of the Granulicella arctica genome contains the following:
- a CDS encoding F0F1 ATP synthase subunit gamma, translating to MSGSTEQLGTKISGAKDLGGVVRAMKALAASSVGQYERAVEALDDYLRTVELGLIACLHGDGQGIRTDTVKPQHAPQIGAVIFGSDQGLVGSFNEVIVEFSLQALRALPGKVNRVWVVGERAKTLLNETGSTPARGLEVPGSLDAITPLVGQILLELQAARQKGEIWEVHVFHNHPKPSSAYEPVARRLLPLDAVWEGKLRATPWPTKMPPQVIDGDASALPAFIQDYLFVVLFQACAESLASENASRLASMQRAEKSIDGMLDDLNRKFHRLRQEGIDEELFDVIAGFEALTNNKSHGKSGTVTSS from the coding sequence ATGAGCGGTTCAACGGAACAATTGGGTACAAAGATCAGTGGAGCAAAAGATCTAGGCGGGGTCGTGCGAGCGATGAAGGCCTTGGCGGCATCCAGCGTTGGCCAGTACGAGAGGGCAGTTGAAGCTCTTGATGACTACCTGCGAACGGTCGAGCTTGGCTTGATTGCTTGTCTACACGGAGACGGCCAGGGGATTCGCACCGACACCGTCAAGCCACAGCACGCACCTCAGATTGGCGCTGTTATTTTCGGCTCAGATCAGGGGCTTGTAGGAAGCTTCAATGAAGTCATTGTTGAGTTCAGCCTGCAGGCACTCCGTGCCCTCCCAGGGAAGGTCAATCGGGTATGGGTTGTCGGCGAACGTGCCAAGACCTTGCTGAATGAGACCGGGTCAACTCCGGCAAGAGGACTTGAAGTTCCAGGTTCTCTCGATGCGATCACACCCCTGGTGGGGCAGATCCTGCTCGAACTCCAGGCTGCTCGGCAAAAGGGCGAGATTTGGGAGGTTCATGTCTTTCACAATCATCCGAAACCCAGCTCAGCTTACGAGCCCGTGGCCAGGCGTCTGCTTCCGCTGGATGCCGTATGGGAGGGAAAGCTTCGCGCTACGCCGTGGCCGACGAAGATGCCTCCGCAGGTGATCGACGGGGACGCGTCCGCATTGCCTGCATTCATTCAGGATTACCTATTTGTCGTGCTGTTCCAGGCCTGCGCGGAGTCGTTAGCAAGCGAGAACGCAAGTCGTCTTGCTTCCATGCAACGCGCTGAAAAGAGCATCGACGGCATGCTTGACGACCTGAATCGCAAGTTTCATCGACTTCGGCAGGAGGGTATCGACGAAGAACTTTTCGACGTGATTGCCGGGTTTGAAGCGCTCACCAACAACAAATCTCACGGAAAATCTGGGACCGTCACCAGTAGTTGA
- a CDS encoding F0F1 ATP synthase subunit A, whose protein sequence is MNLTSDQLIFWQHGFFKLNETIVTTWAMMLLMVVGAILITRRLATEGKISRWQGALEIIITTLESQIKEVGLPQARKYLAFLGTLFVFVATCALCIIIPGYKPPTGSLSTTAALALCVFIAVPLFGIREQGLRGYLKSYTQPTIIMLPFNIISELSRTLALAVRLFGNMMSGVMIVGILLTITPFIFPIVMTALGLLTGMVQAYIFTILAGVYIAAATLVPKRQSVVVPASKPTS, encoded by the coding sequence ATGAATCTGACCTCCGATCAGCTGATCTTCTGGCAGCATGGATTCTTCAAGTTGAACGAGACCATTGTCACGACTTGGGCCATGATGTTGCTGATGGTCGTCGGCGCAATACTCATCACCCGCCGCCTCGCGACCGAGGGAAAGATCTCTCGCTGGCAGGGTGCTCTCGAGATCATCATCACGACGCTGGAGTCACAGATCAAGGAAGTTGGCCTGCCGCAGGCGCGCAAGTATCTTGCATTTCTGGGGACGCTGTTCGTCTTCGTCGCTACATGCGCCCTTTGCATCATCATCCCGGGCTACAAACCGCCCACCGGCTCTCTGTCGACCACGGCGGCGCTTGCGCTCTGCGTTTTCATCGCGGTGCCGCTTTTTGGCATCCGGGAGCAGGGCCTGCGTGGCTACCTGAAGTCTTATACGCAGCCAACCATCATCATGCTTCCATTCAACATTATCAGCGAACTGTCACGCACCCTTGCGCTGGCGGTACGCCTGTTCGGCAACATGATGAGCGGCGTTATGATCGTTGGCATTTTGCTGACGATCACTCCTTTTATCTTTCCCATCGTGATGACTGCGCTCGGACTGCTCACCGGGATGGTTCAGGCCTACATCTTCACCATTCTTGCTGGGGTCTATATCGCGGCTGCAACGTTAGTCCCAAAACGGCAAAGCGTCGTCGTTCCCGCTTCGAAACCGACTTCCTAA
- a CDS encoding HAD-IIB family hydrolase: MFDLDGTLAQSKSPIDPQVSALLQDLLGFMNVAVISGGDWPQFEKQVLLHLPPGDYLAGLSLLPTCGTKFFRYSGQWKKLYSEDFTQEEKSKIIAAFNEAVDGAGFKAQKLWGDAIEDRGSQITYSALGQQAPLAEKVKWDPDYVKRKKIKASLDKLLSGFSVRMGGATSIDVTKPGIDKAYGIAKLTLILDIAKTQMIYVGDAIFREETTTRPNKPGFRQSQYNTRTTRS; the protein is encoded by the coding sequence GTGTTCGATTTGGATGGCACTCTCGCACAAAGCAAGTCGCCCATCGACCCCCAAGTGTCGGCCCTCCTCCAGGATCTGCTTGGCTTTATGAACGTGGCCGTGATCTCCGGAGGAGACTGGCCGCAGTTTGAGAAGCAAGTGCTTTTGCACCTTCCTCCAGGGGATTACCTTGCAGGTCTGTCCCTCTTACCGACGTGTGGCACCAAGTTTTTCCGATACTCCGGTCAATGGAAGAAGCTGTATTCGGAGGACTTCACCCAGGAAGAGAAAAGCAAAATCATCGCGGCGTTCAACGAAGCAGTGGATGGGGCCGGCTTCAAAGCGCAGAAACTTTGGGGAGATGCGATTGAGGACCGGGGAAGCCAAATCACCTACTCGGCTCTTGGGCAGCAGGCTCCGCTGGCGGAGAAGGTGAAGTGGGACCCTGATTACGTGAAACGGAAGAAGATCAAGGCCTCCTTGGACAAGTTGCTGAGCGGCTTCTCCGTCCGCATGGGAGGCGCGACTTCGATCGATGTCACGAAGCCTGGTATCGATAAGGCCTACGGGATCGCGAAGCTTACCCTAATCCTCGACATAGCCAAGACTCAGATGATCTACGTCGGCGATGCAATCTTTCGGGAGG
- a CDS encoding F0F1 ATP synthase subunit epsilon gives MLLPSQVFFENDDVERIVAETSEGSLGILPHRRDCVAALAPGILTYQEKNGSPAYLAVDEGVLAKVGTRVLVSVRRAVRGADLGQLHDAVKRQFLTRNDQERQVREALHKLESTFAGKLAEFSRER, from the coding sequence GTGCTTTTGCCCTCCCAAGTTTTCTTCGAGAACGACGATGTGGAACGGATTGTGGCTGAGACGAGCGAAGGCTCCCTCGGCATTCTTCCGCACCGGCGTGACTGTGTTGCGGCACTAGCACCGGGCATCCTCACCTATCAGGAGAAGAATGGTTCCCCAGCTTATTTAGCCGTGGATGAAGGCGTGCTCGCAAAGGTTGGGACGAGGGTGCTGGTTTCGGTCCGCCGAGCCGTGCGAGGTGCCGACCTTGGCCAGTTGCACGATGCCGTCAAACGGCAGTTCCTGACCCGTAACGATCAGGAGCGGCAGGTTCGCGAGGCTCTACACAAGTTGGAGAGCACGTTTGCTGGCAAGCTCGCGGAGTTCTCTCGTGAGCGATAA
- a CDS encoding N-ATPase subunit AtpR has protein sequence MTEVAKVIGALIGGLALGAFFFVGLLWTVRRGVMAAQPAALFLVSMVLRTVVVMVGFYYLGRGDWRNIVGSLTGFVLARFIVTRNARFAPQAQAFENLEGAE, from the coding sequence ATGACTGAGGTAGCCAAGGTCATTGGCGCTCTAATCGGGGGCTTGGCTCTCGGAGCCTTCTTTTTCGTCGGGCTATTGTGGACGGTGCGCAGAGGAGTGATGGCCGCGCAACCGGCCGCCTTGTTTCTCGTCAGCATGGTTCTTCGCACGGTGGTCGTCATGGTGGGCTTTTACTACCTAGGCCGCGGTGACTGGCGAAACATAGTCGGTAGTCTCACTGGCTTTGTTCTTGCTCGCTTCATTGTCACGCGAAATGCTCGATTTGCCCCTCAGGCTCAGGCATTCGAGAACTTGGAAGGGGCCGAATGA
- a CDS encoding NAD(P)-dependent oxidoreductase produces MKIGFLHGKENDMTLQMGNQLRDCLSPHEVLLWPEGETPPCEDLDVLLVSGAVTSVQLESQPKLGLIQTTSTGYETVDLAAANRLGIWVSYAPSDLTGNATSVAEFAVLLLLGASRQLGRVIDSDGRGTAAPRLHSALNGKTVCIVGLGSIGLQVAERLRAFGMLLLATDEHPEHAPAGVTAFAADKLLVAVADADFIIICVRASAENQNLISAAVIAGMKRGAVIVNVARGMLVDEDALCAALESGHIAAVGLDVVRHEPLEAANRLLTFPQALITPHMAALTDIMISGTAGFISRVIAEYEASVRFPSLLNSPDHPRKTLTQCPT; encoded by the coding sequence ATGAAGATTGGCTTTCTCCACGGTAAAGAGAACGATATGACCTTACAGATGGGCAATCAGTTGCGAGACTGCCTGTCGCCTCATGAAGTGCTGCTTTGGCCGGAGGGCGAAACGCCTCCCTGTGAAGACCTGGATGTCCTCCTCGTCAGCGGAGCCGTGACGAGTGTGCAACTCGAGAGCCAGCCGAAGCTCGGACTAATACAAACGACCAGCACAGGTTATGAAACAGTCGATCTGGCGGCTGCTAATCGGTTGGGCATATGGGTTTCGTACGCGCCATCCGACTTGACCGGGAATGCAACTTCAGTGGCCGAGTTTGCCGTGCTCCTGCTTCTAGGTGCTTCACGGCAGCTTGGCCGCGTCATCGATTCAGATGGCCGTGGGACGGCGGCACCGAGGCTTCACTCCGCTCTGAACGGAAAGACTGTTTGCATCGTCGGCCTGGGAAGCATCGGTCTGCAGGTTGCTGAGCGCTTACGTGCCTTCGGTATGCTACTGCTAGCTACGGATGAGCACCCGGAGCACGCACCCGCCGGGGTCACCGCCTTCGCTGCAGATAAGCTGCTGGTTGCCGTTGCAGATGCGGACTTCATCATCATCTGCGTCCGAGCAAGCGCGGAGAACCAGAACCTCATCAGCGCTGCGGTCATCGCCGGGATGAAACGCGGTGCGGTGATCGTCAACGTTGCTCGTGGCATGCTGGTGGACGAAGATGCTCTTTGCGCCGCTCTCGAAAGCGGGCATATCGCCGCCGTTGGCCTGGATGTGGTACGGCACGAACCGCTTGAGGCTGCCAACCGGCTTCTCACGTTCCCGCAGGCTCTGATTACTCCGCACATGGCGGCACTGACGGACATCATGATTAGCGGAACAGCAGGATTCATCAGCCGAGTCATCGCGGAGTACGAAGCGTCAGTTCGGTTCCCATCTCTCCTGAACTCTCCCGACCATCCCCGAAAGACGTTAACTCAATGTCCGACATAG
- a CDS encoding AtpZ/AtpI family protein: protein MSDKQLGSPGASPSEEDVFAGRINTKAARKQRALRAGDQGVWFGLGMSGLIGWSVAVPTVLGSAIGVWLDDRHPQKFSWTLTLLFAGLILGCFNAWHWVAQQDASMREENADD from the coding sequence GTGAGCGATAAGCAACTTGGGTCACCCGGAGCATCGCCCAGCGAAGAAGATGTCTTCGCCGGGCGTATCAATACGAAAGCCGCGAGAAAACAGCGGGCTCTGCGTGCAGGAGACCAGGGTGTTTGGTTCGGCTTGGGAATGTCGGGGCTTATCGGCTGGTCTGTGGCGGTACCAACGGTTCTGGGCTCAGCTATCGGCGTTTGGCTGGATGATCGGCATCCGCAGAAGTTTTCCTGGACACTTACGCTCCTCTTCGCTGGCCTGATTCTTGGCTGCTTCAACGCGTGGCATTGGGTTGCTCAACAAGATGCGTCTATGCGCGAGGAGAACGCTGATGACTGA
- a CDS encoding F0F1 ATP synthase subunit C, whose amino-acid sequence MDSTTAIAIASIVTAGLTIGIGCLAPALGEGKSVATALTSLAQQPDASATITRTLFVGLAMIESLAIYCFVVSMILIFANPFWKFIIAHAAQVK is encoded by the coding sequence ATGGATAGCACAACCGCAATTGCAATCGCGTCGATCGTCACAGCCGGCCTGACGATCGGTATAGGATGCCTTGCTCCGGCTCTCGGTGAAGGAAAGTCCGTTGCCACGGCACTCACCTCGCTTGCGCAGCAGCCGGATGCGTCGGCCACCATTACGAGGACTCTCTTTGTCGGGTTAGCAATGATCGAGTCACTGGCCATTTACTGTTTCGTGGTCTCCATGATTCTGATCTTCGCTAATCCTTTCTGGAAGTTCATCATCGCGCATGCGGCTCAGGTGAAGTAG
- the glgP gene encoding alpha-glucan family phosphorylase, with the protein MKSKAAKAPQMSQPEMDGAASLAELALNLHWTWNHATDELWQRLDSELWQATQNPWVVLQTISKDALGGALAQPGFRQRLNTVLQRNRDNYAAEAWFQDGQRSGKLTSVAYFSMEFMLSEALPIYSGGLGQVAGDQMKAASDLGVPVTGIGLLYGQGYFRQDFDAAGRQQVLYPVNDPGQLPIKPLRRANGEWLRIPIQLPGSKIWLRCWEVSVGRNKLYLLDTNDFANTAAQRGICSQLYGGDAEMRLRQELVLGIGGWRLLRSLGVAPEVCHLNEGHAAFAVLERARCYMEDHSVPFALALAVTRAGNIFTTHTAVPAGFDRFAPDLIRKYLTHYAVDELKISTDDLFALGRQSPGDSSEPLNMAYLAMRGSGEVNGVSKLHGQVSRQIFQPLFPRWPEDEVPVGSVTNGVHVPTWDSQAADALWTAACGKDRWRGGEPDSNKIRQLTDAELWQMRTQARKTSIQQIRRRYQIQLASEGKDWSTAMTMLNDDTLTVGFARRFATYKRPNLLLHDPARLVRLLTSKERPMQLILAGKAHPQDLPGQALIKQWNDFIRVEGLASQVIFLSDYDMRLAQELVGGVDLWVNTPRRPWEACGTSGMKVLANGGLNLSELDGWWAEAYSPEIGWAIGDGREHGEEPAWDAAEADAMYQLLENEIVPDFYECAQRGDPPAKWLARVRESMTALTPEFSASRAVRDYAEKHYVPAAASYVSRAANDSLVAKEILKWQNDLAQHWSSLRLDPVNVTTQRENHLFKVKLAHADLPPNSYRVELYANPEQDGKADVYTMSVSQDTSKPEEDHIYSVEVPALRSAADYSVRVVPEHAQAFVPLEAAAILWAQ; encoded by the coding sequence ATGAAGTCGAAAGCAGCGAAAGCACCTCAGATGAGCCAGCCCGAAATGGACGGCGCTGCAAGCCTGGCTGAACTGGCATTAAATCTTCATTGGACATGGAACCATGCGACGGACGAGCTATGGCAGAGACTCGACTCCGAACTTTGGCAGGCGACTCAAAACCCGTGGGTCGTCTTGCAGACAATCTCGAAAGACGCGCTTGGTGGAGCTCTCGCGCAGCCCGGGTTCCGCCAGCGCCTCAATACTGTTCTTCAGCGGAACAGGGATAATTATGCGGCCGAGGCTTGGTTTCAGGATGGCCAACGGTCAGGCAAGCTGACCTCCGTCGCCTATTTCAGCATGGAATTCATGCTGAGCGAAGCGCTTCCCATCTACTCAGGCGGTCTCGGCCAAGTGGCCGGAGATCAAATGAAGGCCGCAAGCGACCTCGGCGTGCCCGTAACGGGGATCGGATTACTCTACGGCCAAGGCTACTTTCGTCAAGACTTCGACGCTGCCGGGCGCCAGCAAGTGCTGTACCCGGTTAATGATCCTGGGCAGTTGCCAATCAAGCCGCTTCGCCGAGCGAACGGTGAATGGCTGCGCATTCCTATTCAACTGCCAGGCTCGAAAATCTGGCTTCGCTGCTGGGAGGTCTCCGTTGGCAGGAACAAACTCTACCTACTCGATACCAACGACTTCGCCAACACGGCCGCACAACGCGGCATCTGTAGCCAGCTATACGGCGGTGACGCCGAGATGCGCTTGAGGCAGGAACTGGTACTCGGCATCGGAGGCTGGCGTTTGCTGCGTTCGCTCGGCGTGGCGCCTGAGGTTTGCCACCTGAACGAAGGACACGCTGCATTCGCTGTCCTCGAAAGAGCGCGCTGCTACATGGAAGACCATTCCGTGCCCTTCGCGCTTGCGTTGGCGGTCACCCGCGCCGGCAACATCTTCACGACCCACACCGCAGTCCCCGCAGGATTCGACCGCTTCGCTCCCGACCTCATCCGCAAATACTTGACCCACTATGCAGTCGATGAACTGAAAATCTCGACCGATGATCTCTTCGCTCTCGGACGGCAGTCGCCAGGCGACTCTTCCGAACCCTTGAACATGGCTTACCTCGCCATGCGTGGCAGCGGTGAGGTCAATGGAGTAAGCAAGCTGCACGGGCAGGTCAGCCGGCAGATCTTCCAACCGCTCTTTCCTCGCTGGCCAGAGGACGAAGTGCCTGTGGGCTCAGTGACCAACGGCGTGCATGTACCCACCTGGGACTCACAGGCTGCCGACGCCCTTTGGACCGCGGCCTGCGGCAAGGACCGTTGGCGTGGCGGCGAGCCTGACTCAAACAAGATCCGCCAGCTCACCGATGCGGAGCTATGGCAGATGCGGACGCAGGCCAGAAAAACATCGATCCAGCAGATTCGCCGTCGGTACCAGATTCAACTGGCCTCGGAAGGGAAAGATTGGTCCACGGCGATGACCATGCTCAACGATGACACGCTTACTGTAGGATTCGCACGTCGTTTTGCCACATACAAGCGCCCGAACCTGCTCCTGCACGATCCCGCCCGGCTGGTCCGTCTGCTTACCAGCAAAGAGCGGCCGATGCAGTTGATCCTCGCAGGTAAAGCTCACCCGCAGGACCTGCCGGGACAGGCTCTCATAAAGCAGTGGAACGATTTCATTCGAGTTGAGGGACTAGCATCTCAGGTGATCTTCTTGAGCGATTACGACATGCGACTGGCTCAGGAGCTTGTAGGCGGGGTCGACCTCTGGGTCAACACGCCGCGCCGACCCTGGGAGGCCTGTGGAACGAGCGGTATGAAGGTCCTCGCCAATGGCGGCCTGAATCTTTCCGAGTTGGACGGGTGGTGGGCAGAGGCCTACTCCCCTGAGATCGGCTGGGCCATTGGTGATGGAAGGGAACACGGCGAAGAGCCGGCCTGGGATGCGGCCGAGGCTGACGCGATGTATCAACTACTTGAGAACGAGATTGTGCCGGACTTCTATGAGTGTGCTCAAAGGGGAGATCCACCGGCTAAATGGCTGGCGCGTGTCCGCGAGAGCATGACGGCGCTCACCCCTGAGTTCTCCGCCAGCAGAGCTGTGCGCGACTATGCAGAGAAACACTACGTTCCGGCCGCAGCTTCCTATGTGAGCCGAGCCGCGAACGATAGCCTCGTTGCAAAGGAAATTCTGAAGTGGCAGAACGATCTGGCACAGCATTGGAGTTCACTACGTCTTGACCCGGTCAACGTCACGACGCAACGTGAGAACCATCTGTTCAAGGTCAAGCTTGCTCATGCGGACCTTCCGCCCAATTCCTATCGGGTGGAGCTTTACGCGAATCCTGAACAGGACGGTAAGGCTGATGTCTACACCATGTCGGTGTCGCAGGATACTTCGAAGCCGGAGGAAGATCACATCTACTCGGTGGAGGTCCCAGCGTTGAGATCGGCTGCCGATTACTCAGTCCGCGTAGTTCCCGAGCATGCTCAAGCATTCGTGCCGCTCGAAGCCGCTGCCATACTGTGGGCACAGTAG
- a CDS encoding F0F1 ATP synthase subunit delta: MLIDWFTVIAQMLNFLILVWLLKRFLYQPILEAIDAREKGIASKLADAEAKEADAQKQQHDFEAKNKIFDEQRAALMTKADGDAKAEHDRLVDDAHKQADGIRASEASALKSDQAHQAVAIRRMAQDQVFAMTKKTLSDLATVTLEERIGEVFTRRLRLMNPKDKDEMGTALKTSPEASLVRSAFNLPDEQKAAIQNALNETFSAAIRVRYETDASAISGIELVAQGQKLSWSISSYLDSFDRSLAELVAPPTKPGPAPVSVAEAK; this comes from the coding sequence ATGCTCATCGACTGGTTCACGGTCATAGCCCAGATGCTGAATTTCCTGATCCTTGTATGGCTCTTAAAGCGCTTCCTATACCAGCCGATTCTGGAAGCAATCGACGCTCGTGAAAAGGGCATCGCCTCCAAGCTGGCGGATGCCGAAGCGAAGGAGGCTGACGCACAAAAGCAGCAGCATGACTTCGAAGCCAAAAATAAGATCTTCGATGAGCAGCGGGCTGCGCTGATGACCAAGGCCGACGGTGATGCAAAGGCAGAGCACGACCGTCTGGTCGATGACGCTCACAAGCAAGCCGATGGCATTCGTGCCTCTGAAGCCTCCGCGCTCAAGAGCGATCAAGCACACCAAGCGGTCGCGATCCGGCGAATGGCTCAGGACCAAGTCTTCGCGATGACGAAGAAGACCCTGTCTGATCTCGCGACTGTGACTCTGGAGGAGCGGATTGGAGAGGTCTTCACTCGTCGGCTCCGGCTAATGAACCCAAAGGATAAAGATGAGATGGGCACCGCGCTCAAGACCTCACCCGAAGCTTCTCTTGTTCGCAGCGCCTTCAATCTCCCCGACGAGCAGAAAGCCGCCATTCAGAATGCTTTGAACGAAACGTTTTCCGCAGCGATCCGAGTTCGATATGAGACGGATGCGAGTGCCATAAGCGGCATCGAACTTGTCGCGCAAGGGCAAAAGCTATCCTGGAGTATTTCCAGTTATCTTGATTCCTTTGATCGCAGCCTTGCTGAACTGGTAGCACCCCCGACGAAACCGGGGCCTGCACCCGTGTCAGTTGCAGAGGCCAAATGA
- a CDS encoding alternate F1F0 ATPase, F1 subunit alpha: protein MSEPFGALLTALDAAFDGLTDACVTFLPSMVPEEIGTITSLSTGIATISGLPSLGNEELVSFADGRLGMAFNVDEDEVGLILLCDYQALHVGDEVRRTGRVMDVGVGDALLGRVLDPLGRPIDGKPPLTTEHRLPVERSAPAIMDRAPVGVPLQTGLKVVDAMLPIGRGQRELILGDRQTGKTAIAIDTILNQRGQNVVCVYCAIGQRASSVAKVVADLQESGAMEYTVVVVAEGNDAPGLVYITPYAATSIAEWFMEQGRDVLIVYDDLTQHAQAYRELSLLLRRPPGREAYPGDIFYIHSRMLERSTHLIKELGGGSLTALPIIETDAQDISAYIPTNLISITDGQVYLSPTLFELGILPAVDVAQSVSRVGSQAQKPAYRAVAGDLKLAYSQFEELETFAKFGTHLDDATRKTIDHGKRIRACLKQPQSQPVAVGEQIIVLIALQAGLFDQVPLEKIPDGELALQKALATLSKDVAGRLLSENKLSDGDHKTIVDLAKLALASFQPRLDPEPPAKDGK, encoded by the coding sequence ATGAGTGAGCCATTCGGGGCTCTGCTGACCGCCCTCGACGCCGCGTTTGATGGCCTCACGGATGCGTGCGTGACGTTTCTGCCAAGCATGGTTCCTGAGGAGATAGGAACCATCACCAGTCTATCGACGGGCATCGCCACCATCTCCGGTTTGCCGAGTCTCGGCAACGAGGAGCTAGTCAGCTTCGCAGATGGTCGGCTGGGCATGGCCTTCAACGTGGATGAAGATGAGGTTGGGCTAATCCTGCTCTGCGATTACCAGGCCCTGCACGTCGGCGACGAGGTAAGGCGCACCGGGCGTGTGATGGATGTGGGCGTAGGCGATGCGTTGCTGGGCCGAGTGCTTGATCCTCTGGGCAGACCGATCGACGGTAAGCCACCGCTGACTACCGAGCACCGCCTTCCTGTGGAACGATCCGCGCCTGCCATCATGGACCGCGCGCCGGTAGGTGTTCCTCTGCAAACAGGTTTGAAGGTCGTCGATGCCATGCTTCCTATTGGCCGCGGTCAACGCGAACTCATCCTCGGCGACCGCCAGACGGGTAAAACCGCGATTGCGATCGACACCATTCTCAATCAGCGCGGGCAGAACGTGGTCTGCGTCTATTGTGCGATCGGGCAGCGAGCGTCTTCCGTAGCCAAGGTAGTAGCCGATCTGCAGGAGAGCGGTGCAATGGAGTACACGGTCGTTGTCGTGGCGGAGGGCAACGATGCACCCGGCTTGGTCTATATCACGCCGTACGCTGCAACCAGCATCGCCGAGTGGTTCATGGAACAAGGTCGCGATGTCCTCATCGTTTACGACGACCTCACTCAGCACGCTCAGGCGTATCGTGAGCTGTCCCTGCTCCTGCGCCGGCCGCCTGGCCGTGAGGCTTATCCCGGCGACATCTTCTACATCCACTCCCGCATGTTGGAGCGTTCCACCCATCTAATCAAGGAGCTTGGCGGTGGCTCCTTGACCGCTCTTCCAATCATCGAGACCGACGCGCAGGATATCTCGGCCTACATCCCAACCAACTTGATCTCGATCACTGACGGTCAGGTCTACCTGTCTCCGACGCTTTTTGAACTTGGAATACTCCCTGCGGTGGATGTTGCCCAGTCCGTCTCGCGCGTAGGCAGCCAGGCGCAGAAGCCCGCCTACCGTGCTGTCGCCGGTGATCTGAAGCTTGCCTATTCTCAGTTCGAAGAGTTGGAAACCTTCGCAAAGTTTGGAACTCATTTGGACGACGCTACGCGTAAGACCATCGATCATGGCAAAAGGATCCGAGCCTGCCTGAAACAGCCGCAATCGCAGCCTGTTGCGGTCGGAGAACAGATCATCGTGCTCATCGCACTGCAGGCTGGTCTGTTTGATCAAGTGCCTTTGGAAAAGATACCGGACGGCGAACTCGCACTTCAGAAGGCGCTCGCAACTCTCTCCAAAGATGTTGCAGGTCGGCTTCTGTCCGAGAACAAGTTAAGCGATGGCGACCACAAAACCATCGTTGACCTTGCGAAATTGGCCCTTGCAAGCTTTCAGCCAAGGCTGGATCCAGAACCGCCAGCCAAGGACGGCAAATGA